One region of Bosea sp. 29B genomic DNA includes:
- a CDS encoding OsmC family protein, which yields MATHGATITWQRGDEAFLDNRYSRAHLWRFDGGLEVPASSSPHVVRVPFSNPANVDPEEAYVAALSSCHMLWFLNLAALRGYRVDSYADAAEGKMLKNADGKEWVATVTLKPHIVFSGQKVPDEAAVEALHHDAHANCFLANSVRSALETHGSWAYQSAA from the coding sequence ATGGCGACGCATGGCGCGACGATCACCTGGCAGCGCGGCGATGAGGCCTTTCTCGACAACCGCTACAGCCGCGCCCATCTCTGGCGCTTCGATGGCGGGCTGGAAGTGCCGGCTTCGAGCTCGCCGCATGTGGTGCGCGTGCCCTTCTCCAACCCGGCCAATGTCGATCCGGAGGAGGCCTACGTCGCGGCCCTATCGAGCTGCCACATGCTCTGGTTCCTCAATCTGGCGGCCCTGCGCGGCTACCGGGTGGACAGCTATGCCGATGCCGCCGAAGGCAAGATGCTGAAGAATGCCGACGGCAAGGAGTGGGTCGCAACGGTGACGCTGAAGCCGCATATCGTCTTCAGCGGACAGAAGGTGCCGGACGAGGCCGCCGTCGAAGCGCTGCATCACGACGCCCATGCCAACTGCTTCCTGGCCAATTCGGTACGCTCGGCTTTGGAGACGCATGGCAGCTGGGCCTATCAGAGCGCAGCCTGA
- a CDS encoding GntR family transcriptional regulator: MITSQLAAATTASALAQRLREAIDAGRWRPGELLRQEQIAAEYGVSRIPVREALAQLQSEGLLEIAHYRGARVSRPQAQEIDELFDLRLLVEGDLLARALGRHDQRSLRELTRLQDRLEDAEDRLGWISGDIAFHEALYAPAERPRSLALFRQLRAPIDRFSAQALGPGARKQGWADEHRRLIAAVAAGDAAAAQTILEQHLQGTRAVVLAACSGEGES, encoded by the coding sequence ATGATAACCTCCCAACTCGCCGCTGCCACGACCGCATCCGCCTTGGCCCAGCGCCTGCGCGAGGCGATCGATGCCGGCCGGTGGCGGCCGGGCGAACTGTTGCGGCAGGAGCAGATCGCAGCCGAATACGGCGTCAGCCGCATACCGGTGCGCGAAGCGTTGGCGCAGTTGCAGAGCGAGGGCCTGCTCGAGATCGCACATTATCGCGGCGCCCGCGTGAGCCGGCCGCAAGCACAGGAGATCGACGAACTGTTCGATCTCAGGCTGCTGGTCGAGGGCGACCTCCTGGCGCGGGCGCTCGGCCGGCACGACCAGCGCTCGCTGCGTGAACTGACGCGGCTGCAGGACAGGCTTGAGGACGCCGAGGACCGGCTTGGCTGGATTTCCGGCGACATCGCTTTCCACGAGGCGCTCTATGCGCCGGCCGAGCGCCCGCGCAGCCTTGCCCTGTTCCGGCAGCTGCGCGCGCCGATCGACCGCTTCAGCGCACAGGCGCTCGGCCCCGGGGCGCGCAAGCAGGGCTGGGCCGACGAACATCGCCGGCTGATCGCCGCGGTCGCGGCGGGCGATGCGGCCGCCGCCCAGACGATCCTCGAACAGCATTTGCAGGGGACGCGGGCGGTCGTGCTCGCGGCCTGCTCCGGAGAAGGAGAGAGTTGA
- a CDS encoding type I secretion system permease/ATPase encodes MKVATQPADVLIRGLQRGFAGGLAYAAFLSFCVNILLLTVPMFMLQVQDRVIVSRSYDTLTMLLVIAAGALALYGTIEFIRSLTFQAMASILARRLNLPALQAAVSTSLEKGSGQATQAIRDLNELRYFIASSAIATPLEAMWSPIFLAVLFAFHWIYGLVGLASLLILLLLGVVSDMLTRRALKEANEEGVASINEISATLRHAETIEAMGMLPALSSRWRAKQIAMLEHLDLGTRRGKFIAAITRASRMTMQLAIYATGAVLIIRHEVTAGTLMAGSILLGRLLAPFDSMITDWRQWVLAAAAWKRVRDLLQSQSSQRQSVPTPATQGDLVIDRLVYAPRGGEQTVIKGVSFTLEPGEVLGLVGPSGAGKSTLARLIVGVLKPNVGGVYLDGHNTYLWERGSFGDMVGYLPQSVSLLDGTIAENIARMRKPDPHAILEAARIAGVHELIGRLPLGYDTNVADSDFKLSGGQRQRIGLARALYGMPRLVVLDEPNANLDTEGEQSLIRAINAARESGAIVILIAHRPSVMQIVDKILVLREGRVAQFGPRSAISGMITPGGVVEIEQAKPVPTREVSA; translated from the coding sequence ATGAAGGTTGCGACCCAGCCTGCCGACGTCCTGATTCGTGGTCTGCAGCGCGGCTTTGCCGGGGGGCTGGCCTATGCCGCCTTCCTCAGCTTCTGCGTCAACATCCTGCTGCTGACCGTGCCGATGTTCATGCTGCAGGTTCAGGACCGTGTCATCGTCAGCCGCAGCTATGACACGCTGACCATGCTGCTGGTGATCGCGGCCGGGGCGCTGGCGCTCTACGGTACGATCGAGTTCATCCGCTCGCTGACCTTCCAGGCGATGGCAAGCATCCTCGCCCGCCGGCTCAACCTGCCGGCGCTGCAGGCCGCCGTCTCGACCTCGCTGGAGAAGGGCTCCGGCCAGGCGACGCAGGCGATCCGCGATCTCAACGAGCTCCGCTACTTCATCGCGAGCTCGGCGATCGCGACGCCGCTGGAGGCGATGTGGTCGCCGATCTTCCTCGCCGTGCTCTTCGCCTTCCACTGGATCTACGGCCTCGTCGGTCTCGCCTCGCTGCTGATCCTGCTGCTGCTCGGCGTCGTCTCGGACATGCTGACGCGGCGGGCGCTGAAGGAGGCGAACGAGGAGGGCGTCGCCTCGATCAACGAGATCAGCGCCACCTTGCGCCATGCCGAGACGATCGAGGCGATGGGCATGCTGCCGGCCCTGTCCAGCCGCTGGCGGGCCAAGCAGATCGCCATGCTGGAGCATCTCGATCTCGGCACGCGCCGCGGCAAGTTCATCGCCGCCATCACCCGCGCCAGCCGCATGACCATGCAGCTCGCGATCTACGCGACCGGCGCCGTGCTGATCATCCGGCACGAGGTCACCGCCGGCACGCTGATGGCCGGCAGCATCCTGCTCGGCCGCCTGCTGGCACCGTTCGACTCGATGATCACCGACTGGCGGCAATGGGTGCTCGCCGCCGCGGCCTGGAAGCGCGTGCGCGACCTTCTGCAGTCGCAGAGTTCGCAGCGCCAGAGCGTGCCGACCCCGGCGACGCAGGGCGACCTCGTCATCGACCGGCTGGTCTACGCGCCCAGGGGCGGCGAGCAGACGGTGATCAAGGGCGTCTCCTTCACGCTCGAGCCGGGCGAGGTGCTCGGCCTGGTCGGGCCATCGGGAGCCGGCAAATCGACGCTGGCGCGCCTGATCGTCGGCGTGCTCAAGCCGAATGTCGGCGGCGTCTATCTCGACGGCCACAACACCTATCTGTGGGAGCGCGGCTCCTTCGGCGACATGGTCGGCTATCTCCCGCAATCGGTCTCGCTGCTCGACGGCACCATCGCCGAGAACATCGCCCGCATGCGCAAACCCGATCCGCATGCCATCCTGGAGGCGGCGCGGATCGCCGGCGTGCACGAGCTGATCGGCCGCCTGCCGCTCGGCTACGACACCAATGTCGCCGACAGCGATTTCAAATTGTCCGGCGGCCAGCGCCAGCGCATCGGCCTGGCGCGGGCGCTCTACGGCATGCCGCGCCTCGTCGTGCTCGACGAGCCCAACGCCAATCTCGACACCGAGGGCGAGCAGAGCCTGATCCGGGCGATCAACGCCGCCCGCGAGAGCGGCGCGATCGTGATCCTGATCGCGCACCGCCCCTCGGTGATGCAGATCGTCGACAAGATCCTGGTGCTGCGCGAGGGCCGCGTCGCCCAGTTCGGCCCACGCTCGGCGATCTCCGGCATGATCACGCCCGGCGGCGTGGTCGAGATCGAACAGGCAAAACCGGTCCCCACCCGCGAGGTGAGCGCATGA
- a CDS encoding glycosyltransferase has translation MHVLFVHRSGSGQFAHLIQRLVAEGGEVTLVTEKPEPDRPGVRQIAYSVGEPATAHATLAATDYHVRTGEAVAAELSRLHRHDRPDAILGHVGWGGMLFAKDAMPGVPLIGYCEYFYNAAGSDLDFDIGIPVPDAERRRIRMRNAAQLVTLQALDFAYAPTRWQQLQYPRALQQRIAVCHDGIDIHFCRPDAQAAFTLPDGRVLRPGDPVVTFAARDLDPYRGYPQFMRAAARIAQERPEVVFVAVGGDGPGYGRPRPDGQLWREVMLEETGLGDRIVHIPWLAHADLIRLFQVSAAHVYLSVPFVLSWSMLEAMACGALVVGSATPPVQEVIRHGANGLLAPFFDEARLAKTVIAVLDRQAELAPLRAAARQTVIARYEREACVDRQLGFIGRLVAEDDLLAAQ, from the coding sequence ATGCACGTCCTATTCGTTCATCGTTCAGGATCTGGTCAGTTCGCTCACCTGATCCAGCGCCTCGTCGCCGAGGGTGGCGAGGTCACGCTGGTGACGGAGAAGCCTGAACCGGATCGCCCGGGCGTGAGGCAGATCGCTTATTCCGTCGGCGAGCCGGCGACCGCGCATGCGACGCTGGCCGCCACCGACTACCATGTGCGCACTGGCGAGGCGGTTGCCGCCGAGTTGAGCAGATTGCACCGGCACGACCGGCCGGATGCGATCCTCGGCCATGTCGGCTGGGGTGGCATGCTCTTCGCCAAGGACGCGATGCCGGGCGTGCCGCTGATCGGCTATTGCGAGTATTTCTACAACGCGGCCGGCTCCGACCTCGACTTCGACATAGGCATCCCCGTGCCGGACGCCGAGCGGCGACGCATCCGCATGCGCAACGCCGCCCAGCTGGTGACGCTGCAGGCGCTCGACTTCGCTTATGCGCCGACGCGCTGGCAGCAGCTGCAATACCCGCGGGCTCTGCAGCAGCGCATCGCCGTCTGCCATGACGGCATCGACATCCATTTTTGTCGGCCTGACGCGCAGGCGGCGTTCACCCTGCCCGATGGGCGCGTGCTTCGTCCCGGCGATCCCGTTGTCACCTTCGCCGCTCGCGACCTCGACCCCTATCGGGGCTATCCGCAATTCATGCGCGCCGCGGCCCGGATCGCGCAGGAACGGCCCGAGGTGGTCTTCGTCGCGGTCGGCGGCGACGGGCCGGGCTATGGCCGGCCGCGCCCGGACGGGCAGCTCTGGCGCGAGGTCATGCTGGAGGAGACCGGCCTCGGCGATCGCATCGTCCATATTCCCTGGCTTGCCCATGCCGACCTGATCAGGCTGTTCCAGGTCTCGGCCGCCCATGTCTATCTGAGCGTCCCCTTCGTGCTGTCCTGGTCGATGCTGGAAGCGATGGCCTGCGGTGCGCTGGTCGTCGGCTCGGCGACGCCGCCGGTGCAGGAGGTGATCCGCCACGGCGCCAACGGCCTGCTCGCCCCCTTCTTCGACGAGGCGCGATTGGCGAAGACAGTCATCGCTGTGCTCGACAGGCAGGCCGAGCTCGCACCGCTGCGCGCTGCGGCGCGCCAGACGGTGATTGCGCGCTATGAGCGCGAGGCTTGCGTCGATCGCCAGCTCGGCTTCATCGGCCGGCTGGTCGCCGAAGACGACCTCTTGGCGGCGCAGTAG
- a CDS encoding nuclear transport factor 2 family protein yields the protein MSIEAIIDRYCEAWSDPEPAARAAALAEVWADGGRYTDPRADAHGAEALLEHIAGVLAQRPGARVVRTSAVQHHHGFARFAWRAIEADGTTLPEGLDIAVIGDDGRITQIIGFFGPLPLDTSTAG from the coding sequence ATGTCGATCGAGGCGATCATCGACCGTTATTGCGAAGCCTGGTCCGATCCTGAGCCGGCAGCGCGCGCCGCCGCGCTAGCTGAAGTCTGGGCTGACGGCGGACGCTACACCGACCCGAGGGCCGATGCCCACGGCGCCGAGGCCCTGCTCGAACACATCGCCGGGGTGCTGGCGCAGCGCCCTGGCGCCCGCGTGGTCAGGACCAGCGCGGTCCAGCATCATCATGGCTTTGCCCGCTTCGCCTGGCGGGCGATCGAGGCCGACGGCACGACGCTGCCGGAAGGGCTCGACATCGCCGTTATCGGGGATGATGGCCGGATCACCCAGATCATCGGCTTCTTCGGACCATTGCCGTTGGACACGTCCACCGCCGGCTGA
- a CDS encoding MarR family transcriptional regulator, with protein MSQLDLARMVERVSRRFLDYLRLELTKLGVDDISPSQVMVLFTIGSGEIAVRDLLDRGHYVGSNASYNLKQLVESGYLERGASPRDRRLARISLSPKGQLLVERLKLLDETSQFGQGQDIDTEGDLQTTHDTLRRLEQWWGDALRYGGILLASCTSYSFIVQDLVSSLT; from the coding sequence GTGTCGCAGCTCGACCTCGCCCGCATGGTCGAGCGGGTCAGCCGGCGTTTCCTCGACTATCTCAGGCTCGAGCTGACCAAGCTCGGCGTCGACGACATCTCGCCCTCGCAGGTGATGGTGCTGTTCACCATCGGCTCCGGCGAGATCGCGGTGCGCGATCTGCTCGACCGCGGCCACTATGTCGGCTCGAACGCCTCCTACAACCTCAAGCAGCTGGTCGAGAGCGGCTATCTGGAGCGGGGGGCCTCGCCGCGCGACCGCCGTCTCGCCCGGATCTCGCTCTCGCCGAAAGGGCAACTTCTCGTCGAGCGGTTGAAGCTCCTCGATGAGACCAGCCAGTTCGGCCAGGGCCAGGATATCGACACCGAGGGCGACCTCCAGACCACTCACGATACGCTGCGCCGCCTCGAACAATGGTGGGGCGATGCGCTGCGTTATGGCGGGATCCTGCTGGCTTCATGCACGTCCTATTCGTTCATCGTTCAGGATCTGGTCAGTTCGCTCACCTGA
- a CDS encoding AMP nucleosidase encodes MTFEIAATPQEAVDRLELLYEQARTALRDDLQRFFTTAEPPTPDERALYRYPMLRVTYEPSKLPAATRRGYAKFATPGIYSTTVTQPAEFRAYLLDQLQPLVDEYGATIETGISSQEIPYPYALDGGDELGRGTVTAAELARHFPTPLLALVGDEIADGTFEIVEGEPRPLSLFDAVRVDYSLRRLVHYTGTDWRAVQPWVLLTNYHRYVDQFVRLALAEIEAGTAEALVAPGGIRIDRDGIDVSAAERVMSAPWHRFQMPAYHLIRSSGEGVTLVNIGVGPSNAKNITDHLAVLRPNCWLMVGHCGGLRQTQIIGDYVLAHAYLRQDGILDELVPPDVPVPALAEVQVALQEAAAEVTGEKGDRLKQRLRTGTVVTQDDRNWELRWSKERKRINLSRAIAVDMESGTIAAQGYRLRVPYGTLLCVSDKPLHGEIKLPGAANAFYERAVGEHLKIGLAALEKLKKAGSSIHSRKLRSFDEPPFR; translated from the coding sequence ATGACATTCGAGATCGCCGCCACCCCGCAGGAGGCCGTCGACCGGCTGGAGCTGCTCTACGAGCAGGCCCGGACGGCGCTGCGCGACGATTTGCAGCGCTTCTTCACCACCGCCGAGCCGCCGACGCCGGATGAGCGGGCGCTCTATCGCTACCCGATGCTGCGCGTCACCTACGAGCCCTCGAAGCTGCCGGCGGCGACGCGGCGCGGTTATGCGAAATTCGCCACGCCGGGCATCTATTCGACGACGGTGACGCAGCCCGCCGAGTTCCGCGCCTATCTGCTCGATCAGCTCCAGCCGCTGGTCGACGAGTACGGAGCGACAATCGAGACCGGAATCAGCAGCCAGGAGATTCCCTACCCCTACGCGCTCGACGGCGGCGACGAGCTCGGCCGCGGCACGGTCACGGCCGCTGAGCTCGCCCGGCACTTCCCGACGCCGCTGCTGGCGTTGGTCGGCGACGAGATCGCCGACGGCACCTTCGAGATCGTCGAGGGCGAGCCGCGCCCGCTCTCGCTCTTCGATGCGGTCCGGGTGGATTACTCACTGCGCCGGCTGGTTCACTACACCGGCACCGACTGGCGCGCCGTGCAGCCCTGGGTGCTGCTGACCAACTACCATCGCTATGTCGACCAGTTCGTCCGGCTGGCCCTGGCCGAGATCGAGGCGGGGACCGCAGAGGCGCTCGTCGCGCCGGGCGGTATCCGCATCGATCGCGACGGTATCGACGTCAGCGCCGCCGAACGGGTGATGTCGGCGCCCTGGCACCGCTTCCAGATGCCGGCCTATCACCTGATCCGTTCGAGCGGCGAGGGCGTCACTTTGGTCAATATCGGCGTCGGCCCCTCCAATGCCAAGAATATCACTGACCATCTCGCGGTGCTCAGGCCCAATTGCTGGCTGATGGTCGGCCATTGCGGTGGCCTGCGCCAGACGCAGATCATCGGCGATTACGTCCTCGCCCACGCCTATCTCCGCCAGGACGGCATTCTGGACGAGTTGGTGCCGCCCGATGTGCCGGTCCCGGCGCTGGCGGAGGTCCAGGTTGCGTTGCAAGAGGCGGCGGCCGAAGTCACCGGTGAGAAGGGCGACCGGCTGAAGCAGCGCCTGCGCACCGGCACCGTCGTGACGCAGGACGATCGCAATTGGGAGCTGCGCTGGAGCAAGGAGCGCAAGCGCATCAACCTGTCGCGCGCCATTGCGGTTGACATGGAGTCCGGCACGATCGCGGCACAGGGCTATCGCCTGCGCGTGCCCTACGGCACCTTGCTCTGCGTCTCCGACAAGCCGCTGCACGGTGAGATCAAGCTGCCCGGCGCCGCCAACGCCTTCTACGAGCGCGCCGTCGGCGAGCACCTCAAGATCGGCCTCGCCGCGCTCGAGAAGCTCAAGAAAGCCGGCTCGTCGATCCATTCGCGCAAGCTCAGGAGCTTCGACGAGCCGCCGTTCCGCTAG